The following DNA comes from Gadus chalcogrammus isolate NIFS_2021 chromosome 12, NIFS_Gcha_1.0, whole genome shotgun sequence.
CGGGGGCACTTATCAACACGGTATCTAAACCCACCAGTACCAGGCACGGGGAAGCAGCCAGGAGAGAACTGCGTCAGGTGTTGCCTCTGCCTTGTAGTAGGATCACAGGTCCTCCTCCAAAACCACAGACGTTATGGGGTGTTAGTGGAGTCTGGCCTGGTTCCTTTAGCTtgttagactctctctctctctctctctctctctctctctctctctctctctctctctctctctctctctctctctctctctctctctctctctctctctctctctctctctctctctctctctctccctctctctctctctctctctctctctctctctctctctctctctctctctctctctctctctctctctctctctcttgctctgtctttATCTCAGCTTGTAAACCTATCTGGCACCTCTTTGAACTCGCTGCGCCTTGAAAACCTACccagccctctctccctccctccgttccTTCACCACCCCCCTTCCTAAGGGTCCCGGGGTACCTAGACAGGGCTGCATCTGGGTCTGAGCGATGTGAACCCACGCAATCTGCACCGCGTTCCAAAATCCTCCCCCTTCGTTGTGAGACCAACAACAATGCGATGGGGtgatctgtaaaaaaaaaaagccatgcCTCTCCGATTGATTGAATCGACGCAACTCTTATCGACGATGATAACTTACAAGGACTTGGCCTGGTTCAAAGTGAACGCTTTAAACCCTCGGTACAGACGTACAGTGAACCTGATCcgtgtgtgttctgttttgttgtttttatgttcgaCAGAGACCTGCGAGGGGGTGAAGTGCGGCCCGGGGAAGGTGTGCCGGATGAAGACCGGCAGGCCCCAGTGCGTGTGTTCCCCGGACTGCTCCCCTGTCTCCCTGAAGCAGCCGGTGTGTGGCAGCGACGGCAGGACCTACCCGGACGAGTGCTCCCTGCTCATGGCTCACTGCATGGGCCACCCCGACCTGGAGGTCATGTACCAGGGAGAGTGCAAAAGTAAGCAcgcacactggggggggggggggggttcgcaTGACGGGGCTTGGGGTTCAGACCTCCCTAATGGGGGGGTCGGGGGTTCCGATCCATTCGAACCCCTTCACTGTGTCGatcacgcaaggcgacagccagctcgtcaggagcaggtagtggtgaggtgtcttgctcggggacacctcaacactcccCTCCACACTGGAAggacacacctcacacacctccgcactggaaggttgctggtttgatccccggctcctcaaggaggagccggggatcaaactagcaaccttccggcttCCGACTGTCCTTCGACTGAGAGGCCCCTAAAGGAGGCTTCTAAAGGAGCACGTATCTTCACCCATAACATCTCCTAAACAATCTCCTAAACGTTCTCCTAAAGGTTCTCCTAAATGTTCTCCCAAATGTTCTCCTAAACGTCCTCCTAAACGTTCTGCTAAACGTTCTGGTGACGCCTCCCCAGAGTCCTGCTCCAACGTGGTGTGCCCGGGCACCCACACCTGCGTGACGGACCAGACCAACAGCGCCCACTGCGTCATGTGCCGCATGACGCCCTGCCCGGTGCCCTCCGTGACGGAGCAGCCCATCTGCGGCAACGACAACATCACCTACCCCAGCGCCTGCCACCTGCGCCGCGCCACCTGCTTCCTGGGCCGCTCCATAGGGGTCCGCCACTACGGCCACTGCAACagtaagcccctcccactgctccGCCACTACGGCCACTGCAACagtaagcccctcccactggtCCGCCACTACGGCCACTGCAACagtaagcccctcccactgctccGCCACTACGGCCACTGCAACagtaagcccctcccactgctccGCCACTACGGCCACTGCAACagtaagcccctcccactggtCCGCCTCTACAGCCACTGCAACagtaagcccctcccactggtCCGCCACTACGGCCACTGCAACagtaagcccctcccactggtCCGCCACTACGGCCACTGCAACagtaagcccctcccactgctccGCCACTACGGCCACTGCAACagtaagcccctcccactggtCCGCCACTACGGTCACCGCAACagtaagcccctcccactgctccGCCACTACGGCCACTGCAACagtaagcccctcccactggtCCGCCACTACGGTCACCGCAACagtaagcccctcccactgctccGCCACTACGGCCACCGCAACagtaagcccctcccactgctccGCCACTACGGCCACTGCAACagtaagcccctcccactggtCCGCCACTACGGCCACTGCAACagtaagcccctcccactgaTCCGCCTCTACAGCCACTGCAACAGttagcccctcccactcactgCACTCCATGGGGTTCCGCcactaagcccctcccccccactgcgCTCCATAGGGGTCCCCCATTATGACCACTGCAACagtaagcccctcccactgcgCTCCCCCAGGGCTCCCGGCCAGCGTCCCGACAGACGTCACACACTTTTTCGGTGGCGAGGTTACGTTAATTATTCAATAATGAGGAAGTCGGGGTCGAGGGCGCCAGTCGGTTTCCAGTGAAATAGCTCCGCTGTACGTCACTAGGGATACAGgtttctgctaaatgactaaatagcgGTGATATAGTAGAAGTAATGTcgattttatacttttttaatactttttcaTGATGTTTTCAAACTtgctctcggcctctctctcactctctcactttctcactctctatcaatctctgtctctcactctctcactctctctcaatctctctctctctctctctccccctctttctctccctctctctcccccagatcCTCCGAGGATGTCCCACGACATGGAGGGCAGTGAGGAGAATGCCGTGTAGAGGAGATGGCACCACTCTGGTCCTCCTCGTACAACAGAACCCTGATGTTCCTCCGATGGGTCGGCCACCAGATACGTGCCTCATTGTAATGGTTCAACATGTACAAGTGC
Coding sequences within:
- the fstl3 gene encoding follistatin-related protein 3, yielding MMGAFTFIIGVTLILCQVGTSPANAGMCWLQQNQDQKCDMVLMRGVTRDECCAGGRLDTAWSNTSLPMNEVSLLGFLGIVSCKPCKETCEGVKCGPGKVCRMKTGRPQCVCSPDCSPVSLKQPVCGSDGRTYPDECSLLMAHCMGHPDLEVMYQGECKKSCSNVVCPGTHTCVTDQTNSAHCVMCRMTPCPVPSVTEQPICGNDNITYPSACHLRRATCFLGRSIGVRHYGHCNNPPRMSHDMEGSEENAV